The genomic segment TCTTCCTCTATGATATCAAGAGAGGCTTGCAAATCGGCTTCATTCCGCCTGCTTCTTCTTGCCATTCCTCCGATTACGGTATTGGCATTAAGAAGATAATGAGACAGTGTGACCATGAGCCTGTGGAGTGTATCCAGCGCTGTTTTCTTTTTCTCATTTTCGAGTTCAAGAGCATATAGGCGTTTTTTTCTGTCTGCTATTATTCCGATCAGAAGACCGGTAATTCCTCCAAAAAAAGCGAACGAGACCGCCATTGGAAACATCACTGGTTTAAGGGTAGTCAGGATAAGGTTAAAGATACTCTGCCCTGAAAGGCTTCCTGTTTTGCCGGGATGGGTATTCATGATAAAATCCACAAGCATTGTATATGGATGAAACATAAGGTATCCGGCCACAATACCGATCGATGTGAAGACTATTTGTGAGTGGAATTTTCTAATCATCTTCATTATGTCAATGCATTAATAAGAAGGCTTAGATTCTGAATGAATTATGAGCTTATAACTTTCTGTGGTCTTTCTTAATGCTGCATTGGCACAGTGTCTTCCGTCTTCACTTTTTCTGTCGGCATAAGCCCTTTTGCCTTCTCAGCAATGGCCTCATAACCTTCATAAACTATCAGCATAATCAAACCGCCAGGCTCTGTTTCGCCATTCATTACATGGTGAGGCTCATGGCAGTGGAGCGCCCAAACCCCTGGGTTATCAGCTATAAACTCAATATCATAGGATTCTCCTGGAAGCAGAGGCAGCACATTCCTTTTTTCCTGCATAGGAGCAGGTACGGGGTTTCCGTCTTTTGCAACTATTAAGAACTGATGGCCATGAAGATGCATGGGGTGTATCTGCGCCCCCATACTAATAAATGTAATCCTTACTCTTTCACCTTTCTTCACCATGATATTTTCAGTCGCGGGGAAAGACTTCCCATTAAGCGTGTAGTAATCAGTCTCCATGGTATGCGCGTCTTTATTCTTGCTCCACTCCGTAATAAAAAGGATATTGTGATTTTCAGGGAGTTCCTCTACAGGGTCAATAATGAACGCCCCGTGCATGGCATTTGTCATCTGCGAAGCCTCTTTATAATGGGAATGGTAAAACCTTATCCCTGCGGGTTTTGCAATGAATTCATAAGTAAACTCCTTCCCCGGAAGAATTGCTTCCTGTGTTACTCCGGGAACCCCGTCCATATCATATGGGATTTCCAGGCCATGCCAGTGAACGGCGGTTGATTCTTTTAGTTGATTAATAACCTTTATCCTGACATGGTCACCTTCCTTAACCCTTATCTCAGATCCCGGTATCTGACCATTAAAAGTTACAGCCTTAACTTTGACCCCCGGCAATATCTCCCATAAAATCTCCTTTGCCACAAGTGTAAATTCCTTAACCTCAGCCTCAGATGGTTCCGCCTTCTTCTCCTCCATATCCTTCATCATTCCATGTTCCATATGGGCGAAGCTGGTTGAAGCAGCCAAGGCTGAGATCAGGAGCGCCATAATCAATATGCGTTTCATTTAGTCCTCTCTTTCTTTTCCTCAAATTCTTCTTTGCTTATTTCACTTTTTATCCTGAAAATGAAAATCCCCGCCTTGCAGCGGGGATTTTCAGATCGTTAGGGTTAAGCAGCAGATTTATTTCCCCGTCACCTTGCCTGTAAAGATATAATCATTGTCTTTTGCAGAGGTATGGCATTTTATACAATCCTCAGCTTTTCCCTCTGCGAGTATGTTGAACTTAGGATCATATTTTGCCCAGAACCAATCGTTGCCTGCCGGGTTATACCCTTTTACTTTATACATAACTGTAACGGCTGCAAGCTGTTTATTGCTG from the Nitrospirota bacterium genome contains:
- a CDS encoding copper oxidase → MKRILIMALLISALAASTSFAHMEHGMMKDMEEKKAEPSEAEVKEFTLVAKEILWEILPGVKVKAVTFNGQIPGSEIRVKEGDHVRIKVINQLKESTAVHWHGLEIPYDMDGVPGVTQEAILPGKEFTYEFIAKPAGIRFYHSHYKEASQMTNAMHGAFIIDPVEELPENHNILFITEWSKNKDAHTMETDYYTLNGKSFPATENIMVKKGERVRITFISMGAQIHPMHLHGHQFLIVAKDGNPVPAPMQEKRNVLPLLPGESYDIEFIADNPGVWALHCHEPHHVMNGETEPGGLIMLIVYEGYEAIAEKAKGLMPTEKVKTEDTVPMQH